A section of the Dehalobacter sp. DCM genome encodes:
- a CDS encoding DUF3885 domain-containing protein codes for MLKEKVDVTATKLGLDKIEPPIFYNCPVGIRFEIGVGSPYLFLTMPSKKYVRTALQRAYTIYQNTPSSFDTLLWILYPDREKSEKKLLHYFGRITGLPLPQERFSTTLPQDDSRDEPEEELRCYWDLKKHDIKAKKLLEEIIKADIGGFCELVSSIFLLDTNLNILFHLYDDRGLDVVAEYRDTIAHLYYKFGDWVLKDDKEQIHKTFEG; via the coding sequence ATGCTGAAAGAAAAAGTAGATGTAACCGCAACCAAACTTGGGCTTGATAAAATTGAACCCCCGATATTTTACAACTGTCCTGTGGGAATACGTTTTGAAATTGGTGTAGGTTCCCCATATCTCTTCTTGACAATGCCCAGTAAAAAGTATGTGCGGACAGCGTTGCAGAGAGCCTATACCATTTATCAAAATACACCCAGCAGCTTTGATACGTTGCTTTGGATTTTATACCCCGACAGAGAGAAATCCGAGAAAAAGCTGCTTCACTATTTTGGCAGGATAACCGGTCTGCCGTTACCGCAGGAACGCTTCTCCACAACGCTGCCACAGGATGACTCACGAGATGAACCCGAGGAAGAGTTACGATGCTATTGGGATTTAAAAAAGCATGATATAAAAGCAAAAAAACTTCTTGAGGAGATAATAAAGGCGGATATCGGTGGTTTTTGCGAACTTGTTTCATCAATATTCCTGCTTGATACGAATCTGAATATATTATTCCATTTGTATGATGACCGGGGCCTTGATGTTGTCGCTGAATATCGAGATACAATTGCACATCTTTACTATAAATTCGGAGACTGGGTATTGAAAGATGATAAAGAGCAAATACACAAGACATTCGAAGGTTAA
- a CDS encoding S8 family serine peptidase: MIIFDVRVVSASITKSNLLQREWGLFAVEAPEVWSMGITGKGVIVAVIDTGIDTDLTDLNGNILTGYNAITESTSIDDIDDNNGHGTRVSTLIAGNGQGLGLLGVAPEAKILPVKVIDNFSDGKAENIQRGIIWAVDNGAKIINMSIGSSKFNSSINEAVKYAQMKGCIVVAAAGNHITENRSNILFPGSLPGVVTVGAITKEYEIATFSNIGNSMDVLGPGTEILTYDIREEKLTEDYGTSMSTPFVSGVAALIWSAHPDWSSQQVISALQSSAKSLDSAGRSPEYGFGMPSALKAIKISDSKTFLAPANVDYSGAIFKEGLSDTILTISPLTWHCNNVINLEKIDAPAPLQSNIIPASDTIKVSWDSTEKPHKILKLTVPIFGNLNLTNYLFRWDGSRWVRVGGGKEGDMLSVGIYEQGIYRVGQMTLPVHLDLSGEDPIKTAINVAGIAFPTGASAIILVSSDNYLNSLAAVPLAYRINAPILLINADFLDIRVKEEIKLLAPKSIYLIGGTEDITTKVELELAEITNVHRIAGSNQYDTAAQIAKYLGTTGKAIIASGENFPDALSVAAIAAQEGIPILLTNNSGSLPIETFDALNFLRVTDTVVIGGNKVVSDDIFEQLPGPIRLGGLNRYSTNHVVNDTLPLDREFFVCVSVEDFHDALIGNVLASVNSSNVYFKSKTPLYLDNL; this comes from the coding sequence TTGATAATATTTGATGTACGTGTTGTTTCTGCATCTATAACAAAAAGTAATTTACTTCAAAGAGAATGGGGATTGTTTGCTGTAGAAGCCCCTGAGGTCTGGTCTATGGGTATTACTGGTAAAGGTGTAATTGTGGCGGTTATTGATACTGGTATTGATACTGATTTAACTGATCTAAATGGTAATATACTTACAGGCTATAATGCCATTACTGAAAGTACGAGTATTGATGATATAGATGATAATAACGGGCATGGAACAAGAGTATCAACTTTGATCGCAGGTAATGGACAAGGACTTGGTCTTTTAGGGGTAGCACCTGAAGCAAAGATTTTGCCTGTTAAAGTAATTGATAATTTTAGCGATGGGAAGGCAGAAAATATTCAGAGAGGGATAATATGGGCAGTAGATAATGGAGCAAAAATAATTAATATGAGTATAGGCAGTTCTAAATTTAACAGTTCTATAAACGAGGCTGTCAAGTATGCCCAAATGAAAGGTTGTATAGTTGTTGCTGCAGCAGGTAACCATATTACCGAGAATCGTTCTAATATTTTGTTTCCAGGTTCTTTACCAGGAGTTGTAACTGTTGGTGCAATTACTAAAGAATACGAAATTGCAACTTTTTCTAATATCGGAAATAGCATGGATGTTTTAGGGCCAGGAACAGAAATATTAACGTATGATATTCGTGAAGAAAAACTCACTGAAGACTATGGCACATCAATGTCAACCCCTTTTGTATCAGGGGTTGCAGCGTTAATCTGGAGTGCTCATCCTGACTGGTCATCCCAACAAGTTATATCTGCCCTGCAAAGCTCAGCGAAGTCATTGGATTCTGCTGGCCGTTCTCCTGAATATGGATTTGGAATGCCAAGTGCTTTAAAGGCAATAAAAATTAGTGACTCAAAAACTTTTCTTGCTCCTGCTAATGTTGATTATTCAGGTGCAATTTTTAAAGAAGGCTTGAGTGATACAATTTTAACAATTTCACCTTTAACATGGCATTGCAATAATGTTATTAATTTAGAAAAAATTGATGCACCTGCTCCGCTTCAATCAAACATTATACCTGCATCTGATACAATCAAAGTATCGTGGGATAGTACTGAAAAACCACATAAAATACTAAAACTGACAGTTCCTATATTTGGTAATTTAAATTTGACAAACTATCTATTCCGCTGGGATGGTTCCCGTTGGGTTAGAGTAGGAGGCGGAAAAGAAGGTGATATGCTCTCTGTTGGAATATATGAACAGGGAATTTATCGGGTTGGACAAATGACGCTCCCTGTACATTTAGATTTATCTGGTGAGGATCCTATTAAAACTGCAATTAACGTAGCAGGCATAGCTTTCCCTACGGGAGCCAGCGCCATAATTTTAGTTAGTTCAGATAATTATTTAAATTCATTGGCAGCAGTTCCTCTGGCTTATAGAATAAATGCTCCAATCTTACTTATAAATGCTGATTTTTTAGATATAAGAGTTAAAGAAGAAATTAAGCTTCTAGCTCCTAAATCAATTTATTTAATTGGTGGAACAGAGGATATTACGACTAAAGTTGAATTAGAATTAGCTGAAATTACTAATGTTCATAGAATAGCTGGAAGTAATCAATATGATACTGCTGCCCAAATAGCAAAATATTTAGGAACAACAGGTAAAGCAATTATAGCTAGTGGCGAAAATTTCCCGGACGCTCTTTCAGTTGCCGCTATTGCGGCACAAGAAGGAATCCCAATATTATTGACAAATAATTCAGGCTCTCTTCCTATTGAAACTTTTGATGCATTAAACTTTTTACGAGTTACAGATACAGTTGTAATTGGAGGCAATAAAGTTGTTTCAGATGATATATTTGAACAATTACCTGGTCCCATTCGTTTAGGGGGATTAAATCGTTATTCTACAAACCATGTTGTTAATGATACGTTACCATTAGACAGGGAGTTTTTTGTTTGCGTTAGTGTAGAAGATTTCCATGATGCCCTCATTGGAAATGTGTTAGCATCAGTTAATAGTTCAAATGTCTATTTTAAGTCTAAAACACCATTATATTTAGACAATTTATGA
- a CDS encoding IS630 family transposase: MKPHLRKCWCIPKNGSAAFVANMEDVLDVYQRGYDPAIPVVCMDEKPYQLLGEIRDPIPASPGSVEKFDSEYQRNGTCSIFLFTEPLGGWRHVFAREHRKKNDWATEIKKMLTVYYPDAEKVCLVADNLNTHRISSLYEAFPAEEAHTLAKRLEIHYTPKHGSWLNIAEIELSALTKQCLNRRINALDILNDQLLFWEIDRNDKQKGVDWQFTTEDARVKLRHLYPKIL, from the coding sequence TTGAAACCACATCTCCGTAAATGTTGGTGTATCCCTAAAAATGGCAGTGCGGCGTTTGTCGCTAATATGGAAGATGTACTCGATGTTTATCAGCGTGGCTATGATCCAGCTATTCCTGTGGTTTGCATGGATGAAAAACCGTATCAGTTACTTGGAGAAATAAGAGATCCTATACCGGCTAGCCCTGGTTCCGTTGAAAAGTTTGATTCTGAATACCAAAGGAATGGAACATGCAGCATCTTTCTGTTTACTGAGCCATTGGGCGGGTGGAGACATGTCTTCGCCAGAGAACACCGGAAGAAAAATGATTGGGCGACTGAAATCAAAAAAATGCTGACTGTTTATTATCCAGATGCTGAAAAGGTCTGTCTGGTGGCAGACAACTTGAACACTCACAGAATATCTTCGCTTTATGAAGCATTTCCGGCAGAGGAGGCTCATACTTTAGCTAAAAGATTGGAGATCCATTACACTCCTAAGCATGGCAGCTGGCTCAATATTGCAGAAATAGAATTATCCGCGTTGACTAAACAGTGTCTTAACAGGAGAATCAATGCTTTGGATATACTGAATGATCAATTGTTATTCTGGGAGATCGATCGTAACGATAAACAAAAAGGTGTTGACTGGCAGTTTACTACTGAAGATGCACGAGTGAAACTGCGGCACCTGTACCCGAAGATATTATAG
- a CDS encoding helix-turn-helix domain-containing protein encodes MPKKRYSIVLTDQERQQLMKTIKCGASPAKAILRANIILLLDESTDKHMSVHEIADVLNTSPTTVIKVKKAFCEKGAGDTISRKKRSKPPVEAKITGDVEAKIIALSCGEPPAGFSRWTLRLLADKSVELDIIDQISYVSVGSILKKRIETTSP; translated from the coding sequence ATGCCTAAGAAAAGATACAGTATCGTTTTGACTGATCAAGAACGGCAGCAATTAATGAAAACCATTAAATGTGGCGCTTCTCCTGCTAAGGCTATTCTTCGCGCTAATATCATTTTGCTTCTGGATGAATCCACCGATAAACATATGAGTGTCCACGAGATTGCCGATGTATTGAATACTTCTCCTACTACAGTAATAAAAGTCAAAAAAGCTTTCTGTGAAAAAGGGGCCGGCGACACTATCAGTCGTAAAAAGAGGTCTAAACCACCGGTAGAAGCCAAAATTACAGGTGATGTAGAAGCGAAGATTATCGCCCTCAGCTGCGGTGAACCACCAGCCGGTTTTTCCCGCTGGACTTTGAGGTTACTGGCTGATAAGAGTGTTGAACTTGATATTATTGATCAGATTAGTTATGTCAGCGTGGGCAGTATTTTAAAAAAACGAATTGAAACCACATCTCCGTAA
- a CDS encoding M23 family metallopeptidase, whose product MSLMQKDVLRACGVTEDELNTITKREIGDILLFGNVVKPEYLVPYVATKEEVKESIDKTEKARQEQKLRFEQNGLTLDDLDLMSEDYLFEEIAKMPIPKIQKIIKDARSSLKTNDGDFTLQYITPNLYTKFNKNDIGAYESTTYLYFQRYSMNTSYASVATSAHISEVSDYVSVAYGIGKRLFGVTSLTSQQYAGNLFGELTEGSSSSTNKVHEGIDLIRYEGAPVYNLIDGDVINVASELGGTTVSVYQPFYGSSGVSLIYMHLKNVNVVEGQYIYNFTSSFAQEGRYISGSENNTHVHVEVRNGQAEYGNSGTGETLSSASPYLTLLYLSAQ is encoded by the coding sequence ATGAGTTTAATGCAAAAAGATGTCTTACGCGCTTGTGGAGTTACAGAAGATGAACTTAACACTATTACAAAACGTGAAATTGGCGATATACTTCTATTTGGTAATGTTGTTAAGCCAGAGTACTTAGTACCTTATGTAGCCACTAAAGAAGAAGTAAAGGAAAGTATCGATAAAACGGAAAAAGCACGTCAAGAACAAAAATTGCGTTTTGAACAAAATGGTTTAACATTGGATGATTTAGATTTAATGTCAGAAGATTACTTATTTGAAGAAATAGCAAAAATGCCAATACCTAAGATTCAAAAAATTATAAAAGATGCACGATCATCTTTAAAGACAAATGATGGTGATTTTACTTTACAATATATAACACCTAATCTTTATACAAAATTCAATAAAAATGATATTGGTGCATATGAGTCAACCACTTATCTTTATTTTCAACGATATTCTATGAATACATCATACGCATCAGTTGCAACATCCGCCCATATTTCTGAGGTATCTGATTACGTTAGTGTTGCATATGGTATAGGCAAACGCCTTTTTGGGGTAACATCATTGACAAGTCAGCAATATGCAGGGAATCTTTTTGGAGAACTTACTGAAGGATCAAGTAGTAGCACTAATAAAGTTCATGAAGGCATAGATTTGATACGCTATGAAGGGGCGCCTGTTTATAACCTTATTGATGGTGATGTAATAAATGTTGCGTCTGAATTAGGTGGTACTACAGTTTCAGTTTATCAACCATTTTATGGATCATCCGGTGTTTCGCTTATATATATGCATTTAAAAAATGTTAATGTTGTAGAAGGTCAATATATCTACAATTTCACTTCAAGTTTTGCCCAAGAGGGTAGATATATAAGTGGGAGTGAGAATAACACACATGTTCATGTAGAAGTAAGGAACGGCCAAGCGGAATATGGAAATTCTGGAACGGGTGAAACATTATCATCGGCAAGTCCATATTTGACTTTATTATATTTATCAGCTCAATAA
- a CDS encoding EcsC family protein, with product MERSETINPSKYENQAIKEIHAWKNPKRTWSDKVMEVINWPIEKVGQQVNNIPGIETVINKSVGGTISLLNDFAQWSVRSEAIFEEYRKNGCNNIQCHKDIFNEDLSKVDNTIGFLAAKYKALAVLEGTVAGAAVSASEVIGGPGGSATAILAIPGDVIALLTLSLRAIGEYATYYGFNASSQQERLFILNILAYSSSPSDVSKEVAMAQLVKLAQDVAKKKAWRELDKSIFTQIIKQVSQSLGKRLTKAKLAEIIPVAGVIVGGGFNAYFMNKICEAAYYLYRERFLAEKYGVNVIEVTVKPAESYNLNYLE from the coding sequence ATGGAAAGAAGTGAAACTATAAACCCTTCAAAGTACGAAAACCAAGCAATAAAAGAAATTCATGCTTGGAAGAATCCTAAAAGAACATGGTCTGATAAGGTAATGGAAGTTATTAATTGGCCTATTGAAAAGGTCGGTCAACAAGTTAACAATATTCCGGGGATTGAGACAGTAATTAATAAGTCTGTCGGAGGAACAATTTCACTTTTAAATGATTTTGCCCAATGGAGTGTAAGATCAGAAGCAATTTTTGAAGAATATCGTAAGAATGGATGTAATAATATACAATGCCATAAAGATATTTTTAATGAAGATTTAAGTAAAGTAGATAATACTATCGGATTTTTGGCAGCCAAGTACAAAGCCCTTGCCGTATTAGAAGGAACAGTAGCTGGGGCTGCAGTATCAGCTAGTGAAGTTATAGGAGGTCCTGGAGGTTCAGCTACTGCGATCTTAGCTATTCCTGGAGATGTAATCGCATTACTTACTTTAAGTCTACGAGCAATTGGGGAATATGCAACCTATTATGGCTTTAATGCTTCTTCTCAACAAGAGAGATTATTTATTCTTAATATTCTAGCATATTCATCAAGCCCAAGTGATGTAAGTAAGGAAGTAGCTATGGCACAGCTAGTGAAGTTGGCACAGGATGTTGCAAAAAAGAAGGCTTGGAGAGAATTGGATAAAAGTATTTTTACCCAAATTATTAAACAAGTATCGCAGTCTTTAGGGAAAAGATTAACTAAAGCAAAATTGGCTGAAATAATCCCAGTAGCTGGCGTAATAGTCGGGGGTGGTTTTAATGCATACTTTATGAATAAAATTTGTGAAGCTGCTTATTACCTTTATCGAGAAAGATTTCTTGCTGAAAAGTACGGTGTAAATGTAATCGAGGTTACTGTAAAACCTGCGGAGAGTTATAATCTAAATTACCTTGAATAA
- a CDS encoding McrC family protein produces MNSTNLIKLTEWSEQLLDGVFFKDDIDRKVAQKLAESGILEILEMRSGILIKSNSYVGRVSLGNLHIQIIPKLHGMPLITLLQYTYGIRNLKLLHYAGFKIDHLNFFDLLIYTLYSYAEDLFNRGLIKGYTGFEKELACVKGRIDISHIANRGGIITATLPCKYYERNENTQLNQVLLAGLRLAGNLASDNNLRHNVMRLCDQLSAFTEYIKLNKSVLIMAQRSISRLTDMYEPSLELINILYESQCAQIEDWAEQISLPGYFFDMNLFFEALVSKLLKNLGDEYSVVDQYRLGMFFAYEPKRNPKGKRSPTPRPDFALLKNGLVEQLLDSKYRDLWDRNLPRDMLYQLAVYAVSGVGNQSATILYPAMNGLPVPQQINVYNPLSNGIMAKVFIKPIDLIKVAGFIERGENNGLSGYFTEVICYK; encoded by the coding sequence ATGAACTCTACAAACCTCATAAAATTAACGGAATGGTCGGAGCAGTTATTAGATGGTGTGTTCTTTAAAGATGATATTGATCGTAAAGTTGCGCAAAAGCTAGCGGAAAGCGGCATTCTGGAAATCCTTGAAATGAGAAGTGGTATCCTAATAAAAAGCAATTCTTATGTAGGGCGTGTATCATTAGGAAATCTTCATATTCAGATTATCCCTAAATTGCACGGGATGCCGTTAATTACTCTATTACAGTATACTTATGGCATTCGAAACCTAAAATTGCTTCACTATGCTGGCTTCAAAATAGATCATCTGAATTTTTTTGATCTTTTAATTTACACGCTATATTCTTATGCGGAAGATCTATTTAACCGCGGATTGATAAAAGGTTATACAGGGTTCGAAAAAGAATTAGCCTGTGTAAAAGGACGAATTGATATAAGCCATATTGCTAATCGTGGTGGGATAATAACAGCTACCTTGCCTTGTAAGTATTATGAAAGAAATGAAAATACACAGTTGAATCAAGTCCTTCTTGCAGGTTTAAGGCTTGCTGGCAATCTCGCATCAGATAATAATCTGCGTCATAATGTTATGCGTCTATGTGATCAGCTATCTGCGTTTACAGAATATATTAAACTAAATAAGTCAGTGTTAATAATGGCACAAAGGTCCATATCACGTTTGACTGATATGTATGAACCGTCTTTGGAATTGATCAACATCTTATATGAATCGCAGTGTGCTCAGATTGAGGATTGGGCAGAGCAAATTTCTTTGCCGGGTTATTTTTTTGATATGAATTTATTCTTTGAAGCGCTGGTATCAAAGCTGTTAAAAAACCTGGGAGATGAGTATTCAGTAGTTGACCAATACCGCCTTGGAATGTTTTTTGCTTATGAACCTAAACGTAATCCAAAAGGAAAGCGCTCACCGACGCCCCGCCCAGATTTTGCTTTACTTAAAAACGGTTTGGTAGAGCAACTCCTTGATTCAAAATACCGTGATTTGTGGGATAGAAATCTTCCGCGTGATATGCTTTATCAACTTGCGGTGTATGCCGTTAGCGGAGTTGGAAATCAATCTGCGACTATACTATATCCGGCAATGAACGGGCTTCCGGTCCCGCAGCAAATAAATGTGTATAATCCATTATCGAATGGGATTATGGCTAAAGTGTTCATAAAACCCATTGACCTGATTAAAGTAGCAGGTTTTATTGAGCGTGGTGAAAACAATGGGCTATCGGGTTATTTTACGGAGGTAATATGTTATAAGTAA
- a CDS encoding AAA family ATPase: protein MMFRKRFGPDVLKSIDGEELIETIFNVMNHDGLAYWLEFKNDEMMDTRHYGSIAGGSSLKYIMYKRKSDNNWMTGSPQKQVILSLDQAIEKGRKIRDAIVRGAEVISKFENPDLVDYMALQQSLDSDEDIKIGGYGWIHKYYHMLFPNLIDAFHTTGWQKHSLLCYGQKPESEQLYVLTGQLMKIIGEINKPTSHVMRAMVRMYGSPVSYYRIGTRGKTSMWPLMLDNSYISIGWPELGNLTQYGTEDNELRNFLKNAIEHYHPNPPQTVSREANEIIRFLKTIKENDIVVAGDGKKTLGIGRVAGGYEYHEGLEFPHVRAVEWIYIGDTHLPEDKEGLQTTVYPFKNTDNILKIRELLSKGVTEPKKEAISTSVEKLLLPLEGVMKKIESILERKKQIILYGPPGTGKTYHAEKTAQELAARSVFKKSWKALTPEEKSVILGDSQMSGYVRICCFHASYGYEDFIEGIKPRAESGQTLFELRDGIFKKLCSDAILAPEKSFFLIIDEINRGDISRIFGELIMLIESGKRGKELYLPVSGLSFSVPGNVYIVGTMNTADRSIALLDTALRRRFGFYELMPDYSLLEGVNFDALPIAEWLKRLNQRICQHIGKDARNLQIGHSYFLENEKPITSQIRFRQIIAEDILPLVEEYCYGDYERMLTILDSDFVDIKNQSLQYSLCEGEFNELVNALLKPCPEIRLSEEQDDKNDVEINDINQSEEEEQ, encoded by the coding sequence ATGATGTTTCGCAAACGTTTTGGACCTGATGTTTTAAAAAGTATTGATGGCGAAGAATTGATTGAAACAATCTTCAATGTGATGAATCATGACGGGCTTGCATACTGGCTTGAATTTAAAAATGATGAAATGATGGATACAAGGCATTATGGCAGTATCGCAGGAGGAAGTTCCTTGAAGTACATTATGTATAAACGGAAAAGCGATAATAATTGGATGACCGGAAGCCCTCAGAAACAAGTTATCCTATCACTTGATCAAGCAATTGAAAAAGGCAGAAAGATTCGTGATGCTATAGTTCGAGGCGCTGAAGTCATTTCTAAGTTCGAAAATCCTGATCTCGTAGATTACATGGCTTTACAACAGAGTCTCGATTCGGATGAGGATATTAAAATCGGTGGCTATGGATGGATACATAAATATTATCATATGCTGTTTCCAAATCTTATTGATGCTTTCCACACAACCGGATGGCAAAAGCATTCCCTTTTATGCTATGGACAAAAACCAGAATCTGAGCAGCTTTATGTTTTAACGGGGCAGCTTATGAAGATTATCGGCGAAATTAATAAACCTACTTCCCATGTTATGAGAGCAATGGTTCGTATGTATGGATCGCCAGTTAGTTATTACCGGATCGGTACGAGAGGGAAAACAAGTATGTGGCCTCTCATGCTGGATAATAGTTATATTTCCATTGGATGGCCGGAACTTGGCAATTTAACTCAGTATGGGACAGAAGATAACGAATTGCGGAATTTTTTAAAAAATGCAATTGAACATTACCATCCAAATCCACCTCAGACTGTCTCTCGTGAGGCAAATGAGATCATTAGGTTTTTGAAGACGATTAAAGAAAATGACATCGTCGTGGCTGGAGATGGTAAGAAGACGCTAGGGATTGGGCGGGTCGCAGGCGGATACGAATATCATGAAGGACTGGAATTTCCACATGTAAGAGCAGTGGAATGGATATATATTGGAGATACCCATTTGCCGGAGGATAAAGAAGGTCTTCAGACAACAGTATACCCATTTAAAAATACAGATAACATACTGAAAATACGGGAATTGTTATCAAAAGGAGTTACTGAGCCAAAGAAAGAGGCAATATCAACTTCAGTGGAAAAACTGCTCCTGCCACTGGAAGGCGTCATGAAGAAAATCGAAAGTATCTTAGAACGTAAAAAGCAAATCATTTTGTATGGCCCTCCTGGCACAGGTAAAACATATCATGCCGAGAAAACAGCGCAGGAATTGGCAGCGCGAAGTGTATTTAAAAAATCGTGGAAGGCTCTTACTCCAGAAGAAAAAAGTGTTATTTTAGGCGATAGCCAAATGAGCGGATACGTTCGAATTTGTTGTTTCCATGCTTCATACGGGTATGAGGACTTTATCGAAGGGATAAAACCCCGGGCCGAAAGTGGACAGACCCTGTTTGAACTCCGAGACGGTATATTCAAAAAGCTATGCTCCGACGCTATTTTAGCACCTGAGAAATCTTTTTTCTTGATCATCGATGAAATCAATCGTGGAGACATTTCACGCATATTTGGTGAACTTATCATGCTGATAGAATCCGGAAAACGAGGCAAAGAGCTATACCTTCCCGTGTCTGGTCTATCCTTTTCTGTGCCTGGCAATGTTTATATCGTCGGTACCATGAATACAGCCGACAGATCGATAGCCCTGTTAGATACTGCGCTCCGTAGGCGTTTCGGGTTTTATGAACTGATGCCGGATTATAGCCTGCTTGAAGGAGTAAATTTTGACGCCTTACCGATTGCTGAATGGCTCAAACGTCTTAACCAAAGAATCTGCCAACATATTGGCAAAGACGCCCGTAATTTACAGATCGGTCATTCTTACTTTTTGGAGAATGAAAAACCGATTACTTCCCAAATCCGTTTCCGTCAAATTATTGCGGAGGATATTCTTCCTTTAGTCGAAGAGTATTGTTATGGCGACTATGAGCGTATGCTGACAATTTTGGATTCGGACTTTGTAGACATAAAGAATCAATCTTTACAATACTCCCTGTGTGAAGGTGAATTTAATGAGCTTGTTAACGCACTATTGAAACCCTGCCCAGAAATTCGTTTAAGTGAAGAGCAGGATGATAAAAATGATGTTGAGATCAATGACATCAATCAGTCAGAGGAAGAAGAGCAATGA
- a CDS encoding DEAD/DEAH box helicase family protein → MTFLTDAIMTGTDWHALERVVARLMILAGWSNVSVIGGSGDKGADIIGVRDVDGHPKTWVVQVKAVIRGNYVGVSAVNEVIHAMSLYNSNIAVVATNGEFRKSTKKRQSALKTEGFDVRLWNGQFLQSLINQLPDYPASVKELRGYQSEIVDKAIQVYNNGEKRAYYIVATGLGKTVIAARIARYLWENGSRRFLVLCHAQDLALQLEQSFWAELSKEVPTHVFIEGAPPLITDGINFGLYQSFYGYLGGVDPSSFDVVIVDEAHHAMAAGFRTCINHLNSRFLIGMTATPWRGDGKSLNEVFGNPIAQVSLIDGMAMGYLSQVDYRLFCDNINWDLVPSLSKKRLSIRDLNKKLFIPQRDEAIISEIKKACLNLSKPKIAIFSPSINHARRFASMLGVSGISCVALSGQTKVERRKMLLAFTTGRYNAVTAVDLLNEGIDIPDVNILVFLRATHSRRIFVQQLGRGLRLSPGKDKVIVLDFVSDIRRMADIIQMNNDGKRKGEDYEVLYLKNGMVSFNDLHAQEFVSEWLIDVADIGEYDDNEKLTFPEGL, encoded by the coding sequence ATGACATTTCTCACTGATGCTATAATGACAGGAACAGATTGGCATGCGCTGGAGCGAGTTGTGGCTCGCTTAATGATACTTGCTGGTTGGAGTAATGTTTCTGTTATTGGCGGTAGTGGGGACAAGGGCGCGGATATAATTGGCGTTCGTGACGTTGATGGTCACCCAAAAACTTGGGTTGTTCAAGTAAAAGCGGTTATTAGAGGAAATTATGTTGGAGTATCCGCTGTTAATGAAGTGATTCACGCAATGTCGTTGTATAACTCCAATATCGCTGTGGTTGCTACCAATGGAGAATTTCGCAAATCAACGAAAAAAAGACAATCAGCGTTAAAAACAGAAGGATTTGATGTTAGACTTTGGAATGGACAGTTCCTACAATCACTAATAAATCAGCTTCCCGACTATCCAGCATCTGTAAAAGAATTGCGTGGATATCAAAGTGAGATAGTGGATAAAGCCATTCAAGTTTATAACAATGGAGAGAAAAGAGCTTATTATATCGTAGCGACCGGATTGGGGAAAACCGTTATAGCGGCTAGAATTGCTAGATACCTTTGGGAAAACGGTTCGCGCAGATTTTTAGTGTTGTGTCACGCGCAAGACTTGGCGTTGCAACTGGAACAAAGCTTTTGGGCGGAATTATCAAAGGAAGTTCCCACACACGTTTTTATTGAGGGAGCGCCCCCTTTAATTACTGATGGAATTAATTTTGGATTATATCAGAGCTTTTATGGTTACCTTGGAGGAGTTGATCCAAGCTCGTTTGATGTTGTTATTGTGGATGAAGCACATCATGCCATGGCGGCGGGTTTCAGAACGTGCATAAATCACCTTAATTCTCGTTTTTTAATTGGTATGACGGCCACCCCTTGGAGAGGGGATGGTAAATCTCTCAATGAAGTCTTTGGAAACCCAATCGCCCAAGTGTCTTTGATTGATGGCATGGCCATGGGTTATTTATCGCAGGTAGACTATCGATTATTTTGTGACAATATTAATTGGGACTTAGTGCCTTCCTTATCAAAAAAACGATTGTCTATTCGGGATCTGAATAAAAAACTTTTTATTCCACAACGAGACGAAGCGATTATTAGTGAGATAAAAAAAGCGTGCTTAAATCTCTCCAAACCAAAAATAGCGATTTTTTCACCTTCGATAAATCACGCCAGACGTTTTGCATCAATGTTGGGGGTAAGCGGTATTTCATGTGTTGCATTGTCAGGACAAACAAAGGTTGAAAGACGAAAAATGCTCCTTGCGTTTACAACCGGGAGATATAACGCTGTAACCGCTGTCGATCTCCTTAACGAAGGCATTGACATACCTGATGTTAACATACTTGTTTTTTTAAGAGCAACTCATTCAAGACGAATTTTTGTACAGCAATTGGGTAGAGGTTTAAGATTATCTCCAGGCAAAGACAAAGTTATTGTGCTTGACTTTGTATCTGATATCAGACGCATGGCTGATATCATACAAATGAATAACGATGGGAAGAGAAAAGGTGAAGATTATGAGGTCCTCTATTTAAAAAATGGCATGGTTTCTTTTAATGATCTTCACGCTCAAGAATTTGTTAGTGAGTGGCTAATAGATGTGGCGGATATTGGCGAATACGACGATAACGAAAAGCTAACATTTCCGGAGGGACTGTAA